The Candidatus Planktophila sp. genome contains the following window.
AATCCAATCAAAAGTTGAGCATCTTTCAAGACTATTCGGGAAGTTGCAACAGCACGGATTAAGTCAAAAGGGATTCGAAACCATGAAAGTGAGGGTCGGCGAGAAATTTGGACTTTAGGAATGTGAGCCAAAGTAAATCCCGCTGAAGGAACGAGCTTATTTTCAAGACCAGCTTTTGTTCCGACAAAAACCATTACATCATCAGGGTGCGCCAATTTCCAGGCACGTGCAACTGCCAGAGCTGGTTCGATATGACCTGCAGTGCCACCTCCTGCTAGAACTACAGTAGCCATCTATGTTCACTCTTTCTTAAACTATCAATTATTTCAGGATCTCGTCGTGCCGCTCCAATCACAAAACCAATTCCCATATACGTTGCAACAAGTGCTGAACCGCCGTAAGAAACAAATGGCAACGTAACTCCAACCACTGGAAGAACACTTAATGTTGAACCGATATTAAGAATAACTTGTATTGCTATCCAGCATCCGATTCCAGAGCTTACATATCGAACCATAGAGTCCTTTGCCCTCAGTGCAATCCTGAAAATTGAAAAAAGTAGAATTGCAAGCAATGCAAGAGTGGTTAAAGTTCCAAATAAACCTAACTCCTCTCCAATTACTGAAAAAATGAAATCGGTATGGGCTTCAGCTAAATTTCCCCACTTCTGCCGACTTGCTCCGAGCCCTACGCCAAATAGACCGCCGCTGGCAAGTCCCAAGATGCTATGGGCTGGTTGCCATCCTGAGTTCTTGTACTGCTCTTCTGCAAAGGGGTTGAGCAAAACTGCAAAACGCTGCATGCGATAAGGCGCACTTACTATTAGTGCCGCTACGCCTGCAAAACCAAAACTAATGAGACCGGCAAAAATACCCAAGCGAACCCCTGAAACCCATAGCAATCCCGCCAAAATAAAGGCAAAAACGCAGGCGGTTCCAAGGTCGTTTCCTAGCAAAATTAAAATAATGCACAAGGCGAAGATTGGTGCAATTAACGTTATTACATTTGTTTGCACTCTTCCGGAATTTTCGCGCTTAGATAAAATGAAACCTGCCCACAGTATCATGAGAAATTTAGCGATCTCACTCGGCTGAACATCTACGAAACCTAGACTAATCCAATTGTGATTTCCGTTGACACTTTTACCAACAACTTGAACCGCTATTAACAGTAATACAGAAGTGATCGCACCGAAACGTGCTATCAATCTCCAGCGTGATAAAGGTAATCGCGATAATACCCATGCCATCGGTATTGAGACTAGAAGAAAAAATATTTGACGAATGACGATTGCATATGTCGAACCCTTGGCATCTAGTGAGTGAATAGAAGACGCTGAAAAAACCATAATCACACCTAATATGCTCAAGGCTAAGGTGCTGCCTATTAACATGTAGTACAGATTGATTGGTTTAGTAAAAACATTTTCATTCGCTTTATGCTTCATTGGAAACCAGTTTTCTTACCGCTGTAGCGAATCGATCTCCTCTATCAGCGTACGAAATAAATTGATCCATGGATGCACAAGCCGGTGCCAATAAAACCGTATCCCCAGATGCAGCAAATTTTTGCGCAGCCTTTACAACGCTCTCCATTAGTGAATTGGATAATTCACCCTTTGTGTGGTCTATATCAATTCTTACTATGGGTATCGCCGGCGCAATTTTCAATAAAGCCGACTCAATCAACTTCTGATCTTGACCTATCAAAATTACTGCTTTGATCCGATCCTTTGTCCGCTCGACCAGCCACTCCATGTCAGCGCCCTTTGCTAATCCACCAGCTATCCACACCACAGAAAGGTGCGACATAATTGAGGCCGAGGCGGCATGCGGATTAGTCGCTTTTGAATCATCTATCCATGAAACTCCATCTGAAATTAAAATTGATTCTATGCGGTGCCGGCCAGGATGAAAATCAATAAGCGCACTCTGAATATCTGCATATGAAACGTGCACACTTCGAGCCAAAGCTGCAGCGGCTAGTGCATTCAATACACTATGCGGCAAAGTCGGTTGAATCTCCTTTAATGCGGCAATCATTGAGGCTTCTTGCGGATCATTCACAAATGCACGATCAATTAGTAAATCTTCCACCACACCAAGTTCACCTGGTGCTGGCGTACCTAATGAGAAGAAACTCTTAGGACCATGAAAGCTGTTGGCACGAAGTACAATCTCTGAATCTTCGCCATTTAGAATTGCCTGTTCTGCACGATCTAGAATTGAAAACTTTGCATCACAATATTCCTCAAAACTACCATGCCAGTCTAAATGGTCCTCAGCAATATTTAAGATAGCCGCACAAACAAACCTCGCCTCTTTTATCCAATGCAGTTGAAAAGATGATAATTCAATAATTAAGTAATCAAATGCGTCGCTATGTGTCACGGCTTCAATGACCGTATTGCCTACGTTACCGCATGCAATGGCGTTTAGACCTGCGCGCTGGAGCATCGCAGCGGTCATTTCGACCGTTGTGGTCTTTCCATTGGTACCAGTCAACGCCAACCATTTTTGGTTTGGACAAATCTCCTGAGCAATCCTCCATGCGATATCAATTTCATTGTGAATTTCAATCCCGGTTGCAATAGCTTCAAGAATTATCGGGTGATCGCGTTGCCAACCCGGTGAAATAACCACCGCTGAATAATCAGATAGCTTAACGCTCTTCGGATTCATAACCGAAAAAACACTGTGTACATTTGAATTCTCATCAACTAAATCGACGAGTGCTCCATATGCAATCAAAGTTTTTGCAACTGCATTGCCTGTAACTCCGGCTCCAAGAACTAAAACTCTCTTTGACCCTAAGTTAAGCAACATCGTATCTACTTTGCTACCCACTGGGCATAGAAGAGTCCTAGACCTAATGCAACGAATAGTCCAGCAATTATCCAAAATCTAATTACGATTGTGACTTCACCCCATCCTAAGAGTTCAAAGTGATGTTGCAAAGGAGCCATCTTAAATACACGTTTTCCGCCACTAATTTTGAAATAAAGGCGTTGAATAACCACAGACATCGTAATTATTACAAAAAGTCCACCGAGTGGAATCAGTAGAAGTTCTACGCGCAGCGTTGCAGCTAGTCCAGCCAATGCCCCGCCGAGAGCAAGTGAACCGGTATCGCCCATAAAAATCCTTGCAGGAGATGCATTCCACCATAGGAAACCAGTGCAAGAACCTGCAAATGCAGCGGCTAATACTGCTAAATCCAGTGGATCTCGAACTTGATAACACCCTGTTCCGACATTTATTGCGCAACCCTGTCCAAACTCCCACACACCTATCAAAATAAAGGCTAAAAATGTCATTACAGCTGCACCAGTTGCAAGACCATCTAAACCATCTGCAAGATTTACACCATTGCTCGCTGACATCACCATTATAACTACCCAAGCGACTGCAATTATTGGACCAAGATATAAAGAGGTTTCACGCACGCCAGAGAGGTAGTATGAAATTGGCGTAAGAGACGATGTGTCCGCAAAATTAATTCCAAGTCCACCGAAAATGGCAGCTATTGATGCCTGTCCGAAGAGTTTTTGTTTAGCCGTTAAACCTAAAGATTTTTGTCGAGAGACTTTAAGCCAATCATCAATAAAGCCGAGCACTCCCAATGCAATTACTAAGCCTAAGACTAGTACCGCAGAAATTGTGAGCGAGTTTTGTGTTAGAAGGTGCGCCGTTAAATATCCAACAAGAGCGGCAGCAATGAGGATTATGCCTCCCATAGTAGGGGTGCCGCGTTTTATATGGTGACTACTTGGTCCATCATCACGAATTATCTGCCCGTAACCGCGTATTGCAAGAATCTTTATTAACCCTCGAGTACCAAAAAGTGAAAACAAAAGCGCAACTGCGGCGGCAATTAGGATTTGTCTCACTTGTGGCTACTCACTTTTAGCATCCAGAGCTCACGTATTTCTTGGGCGAGAAGCTCAAAATGTTCAGCGCGTGAAGCTTTTACTAAAACTATGTCTCCCGGCGCAAAATAATTAACGAAATTAGTGGCCTCGGCAATATTTGCTACATGGTGGAATTGCATAGGACCGACTCCAGTTCCATACTCAGGGGCATTCACAATTACTAAATGGTCAATACCAATCTCAGATGCAAGAGTGCCAATGTCTCTGCTCGCAATCTCTCCTGACTCGCCGAGCTCATGCATTTTTCCTAAAAATCCCCAGGATTGACCCCCACGTTCTTGGGCAAAAAAAGCCAGAGATCGGAGCGCTGCCTCCATTGATGCTGGGTTGGCATTGTAAGCGTCATTGATTAGAAGTAACTCATCTAACTCAACCAACTCCATTCTCCACTTGCTATGTACTTCTGCTGTCGATAGAGAACTCGCAATAATTTCTAGAGGGAGTGAGAGTGCAGTGCCTACGGCAGCGGCAGCCAAGGCGTTTGAAACTTGGTGGGCACCGATTAACCGCATTCCTACTGCATCACGACCTGCCTTAGTCACAAGATCAAAGTGCGGTCTACCTTCGCGAATTTCTACATCTGCCGCACGAACATCGACGTCACTTCTCTCTCCAAAGGTAATGACAACGCCATCGTGTAGTGAAGCCATCGCTGGAGTAAATTCATCATAACATCCTAAAACTGCGATTCCTTTTTTGCCCAAAGCTTGAACAAGCTCACTCTTAGTTTCTGCGATTGCCAACTGTGAACCGAACTCACTAAAGTGAGCAGTTCCTACAACCAATACAACTCCTATATCTGGCCTAGCAATTTCACATAATCGCGTAATATCTCCTTTATGGCGCGCCCCCATCTCCAAAATACAGAAACGGGTTCGCTCGTCACACTCGAGAAGTGTTATAGGCAATCCTAAATTATTGTTAAATGAACTGAATGGAGCAACAGTTGGACCAACCGCAGCCAGCATATGAGCTAATAAATCCTTCGTACTAGTTTTACCTTGCGAGCCCGTAACTGCGATAACCGATAAGTTGCTCAATCGAGTACGTATAAAGGCGGCAAGTACAGCAGTTGCCAATATTACATCTTTAACTATTATGCAAGGGCCATCGATTAAGCGAGTAGTAAGTGAAAATACTGATCCAAGACGATACGCCTCTGCAACGAATTCATGGCCATCGATATTTTCACCTTTTAATGCAAGAAAAAAACTACCTGGTGTCGCCAATCTCGAATCAAACACAGGCGCTTTTGATATTAGTAAGTTAGAATCGCAATGAAGTTCTCCACCAACAAGTAGAGCAATCTCGCCGGCAGTTAAAGTAATCATCTCTTATCCTCAATCGCTCGGGCTAATTCGATGCGATCATCAAAGGCATGAATAACTCCATTTATCTCCTGCCCCATTTCATGGCCTTTGCCTAAGATAATCACAACATCACCAGTTTTGGCGTGATTGACGGCGGTTTTAATCGCTAATGTGCGATCACTGATTACTTGATTTGGCGCTAAAATCTCAATGTTTTCTGTCATTTGTTCCAGAATAACCTCAGGATCTTCACTTCGTGGGTTATCGCTAGTGAAAATTGCTACATCCGCACCATTTCGAAGTGCCATTCCCATTAAGGACCGCTTTGATCTATCCCTATCTCCACCACAGCCCAAAACCGCGATGACATTTCCATCTGAAATATCATGGGCGGTTTCTAGAACACGTGCAACAGCATCGGGAGAGTGTGCGTAATCAACCAGCGCAGTGAATTTTTGTCCTAGACGAACTGCCTCTAGTCGGCCTTTTGCTCCAGTTAGTATCGGAATTATTGCAGCCACGTCAATCGGATCGACTCCACTTTCAACAGCAATAGCTACAGCCATAAGCAGATTGTCATAATTGAATCCGCCGTAAAGGCAAGTTTTGCCTTCGATGAGAATTCCGCCGCTTCCCCTAATTGAAACTGAGGCACCAACATAGTCACGAGTAATTGATGTGTAATGCCAACTCGCCTTTGAATTAGAACGAGAAAGCGTTATTACGGGAAGTTGAGTTAAATCTGCCAGTCTCGCACCGTATTGGTCGTCAATATTAATGACAGCAAGGTCAGCAAACTCGAAGGTGAAGAGTTCGGCCTTGACTTTAAAATAACTCTCCATTGATTTATGAAAATCTAAGTGGTCTTGAGAAAGATTTGTGAATCCAACTACAGCGAAGTGACTTCCTCGAACTCTCTCCAAACTTATTGCGTGACTTGAAACTTCCATGATGATATTGTGCATATGACGTTCTCGCATAAGCGCACAGAGCGCCTGTAACTCTGAACTCTCTGGTGTCGTTCTTTTACTCAATAGCGCCTCGCTACCTATCCGAACCTCTACCGTACCAATGAGCCCGCTTTCTCGTCCTACTGCTTGCATAATCTGGTGCAGTAAAGTCGTTACTGTAGTTTTACCGTTCGTACCAGTAACTCCAATGCTATATAAATCTCGCATGGGTTCGCCATAGAACCAAGCACTTAAGACCCCTGCTGATCGACGCGGATTTGAACTAATTAAAACTGGCACTCCACTAATCTTTGATGCCCCTACAGCATCGCTAAGAACTGCCACAGCACCTTTGGCAATTGCATCGATTGCAAAGTCGGCGCCGTGATATTTTTCACCAGGCAACGCTACAAAGATGTCGCCTGCAACAATACTGCTACTAGCTTGTGATACTCCCGTTATTTCAACCGCGGATAATTCTCCTTGATTCAAAGTTGATGTTGCGCCAACTAAGGAGAGGATTGAAGCAAGATTTTTGTTGGAATTATTTAGAGGTCTTTGCATGTGTCACCTTCTTTGCCACTAAATCTCTTTCCGTGAGTGCCACCGGAATCACAGTTGTACCAGTTGGTGCAATGTGTCGACTCTGTAAAACAAAAGACATAACCTTTTTGAAAACTGGACCACCAAGCGCGCCGCCCCAATGCATTCCCTTAGGATCTTGAATCGTTACGCTGATTACGTAGGCAGGTTTATCTGCAGGTGCAAAGCCAATAAATGATGCGGTGTAGCCGCGATAACACCCACACGTGTCATCGATGCGCATTGCAGTTCCGGTTTTTCCAGCGACTCGATAGCCATTTATCGCCGCACTAGGCGCGGTTCCCGCAGATGAAACTACACTCTCCATCATTATTCGCATCGCCTTTGCGGTTTCAATACTAATAACTCGCTCACTCGTGCGACCTTGCGCAGGAGTGTAGTTTCCACTTGAATCACTCGTACCAGCAATTACAGTTGGAGAGACTCGTACACCGTTATTTGCAATCGTCGCAAAAATACTGGTGGCCTGCATCGACGTTAATGAGTATCCCTGGCCAAATGCAACCGTAGGAGCAGTTGTTCCTGACCAATCAGCTACTTCAGGCAGAATTCCTCGTGATTCACCCGGAAGCCCCGAACCAGTTTTCACACCAACGCCGAACTTCGAAAGATAATTAAAAAGTACTTGGTTAGGTAGGAGTTCTCCGATCTGGATTGTGCCTGTATTGCTTGAAACCGCTAAAACACCCGAAGAAGTCAGACGTTGAGTGGGATGTTTTTCATGATCATGAAAAACTCTATTAGAACGCTTCAGAGTGTAAGGAATCGTAAATACTGTTTCGGGAGTTATTTTTTTCTCCTCTAAGGCCGCGGCAACTGTCATAACTTTTCCTGTTGAGCCAGGTTCGTAAACATCTTGCACGGAAGGATTTCGCATCGCAACGAGGGAGACTTTAGATGTGTGATTTGGATTAAAGGTCGGAGCTGTAGCATGAGCTAAAATTTCACCTGTTGCAGGATCCAGAACAATGACGGTTCCACTTATGGCTCTTGATGATTTAACGGCATCAGAGATTGCCTTGGAAGCTACCCACTGAATATCACGGTCAATAGTCAAACGCACCGACGTTCCTGCTTGCGCTGGAATTATTTCAGACTGGGATCCCGGAATTTCAGCCCCATACCCATTGGCATAGGAGTATTTGCCGTCAACTCCTGAAATTATGGAGTTCATACTGGATTCAAGGCCAGTTGCTCCCACTCCACTGCGATTAACAAAGCCAACAAGAGATGCTATGAGTGAACCTGAGGGATATTCGCGAATATAGCTACTTTCTGGGAAAAAACCTATGATGCGCTGAGGACTCATCGCCGGAAATTTTTCATTATAATTTGCTATCTCTGAGCTCAATTTCTGCCAAGTTGCAGGTTTAGCATTTTGAAAGACCATGCTCCATTTACGCTCACCGGTAATGCTTGATTCAACTTCTGCAACCGTTAAACCTAAAATTGGTGCAACAAAACTTGCTACACGTGAAGGATTTGTGATCTGTGTTTGATCGACAACAATGCTTGTGGCTGCAACGCTTCTCGCAAAAGCAACTCCATGTACATCGGTTATTTCACCGCGAGGGGCAAGAAGCGAACGAGTATTTTCCATTTCATTAACTGCGCGCAATCGATAGTCCCCCGCCTGTAAGGCTTGGACTTGGACGAGGCGAGCTCCAAACAAGAGCATAAAGACAGTAATTACCAGCACTAAGAGTCGAATGCGGCCGTGCGCAAGGGCAAAATTACCCATTGCTCGCACTCTGCGATTCAATACTTTCTGCATCTAAGTTTAAAAATACTGGAGATTCGGAAGGTTTCATTCCAAGTGCGACAGCGGAACGGGCAAGTGCTTCTGGGGATGATTGAGCATCTATTTGACGTGCAATCGCCTCGCGCTGATCACTGACCATCTTTACTTCCAGTTTAAGGTGCGTTAGTGCAAAAGCATCTTGTGCCAAAAGAGTATTTACAGTAAGGAGTAGAAGTAAGCCAGTGGCCCCTATAGCAGAAACAAAAATTGCAAAGTATTTTCTTTTTGCCTGTGCATCGGGAGAAATATCTGGAACAAGCTTTAAGGCTACCTTCGTCGACTTTTGTGCAAACCTTTCCCGTGAACGAGTAACTGCCGTTGCCGTCAATGCCATTATGCGGCCACTCTTTCAATAGCGCGCAGACGAACTGATGCCGAACGTGAATTTCCCTCGAGTTCTTGGACATCAGATGTTTCGCTTCCGCGAAAGACAAGCGAAAACTTAGCTGCTAATTCAGGTAACTCGAATGGAAGTTCGCGAGGTGTTCCAGATGTTGTCGAGCCAATAAAAAGATCTTTTACAATTCGATCTTCAAGAGATTGAAAGGACATAACCACAAGTCGTCCTCCAACGCGTAGCAATTTAAGTGCTTCTGGCAGAGCTCGAGTTATCGCACCAAGCTCATCGTTCGTTTCTATGCGAAGGGCTTGAAATGTTCGCTTGGCTGGATTGCCACCGGTACGACGAGTGGCAGCAGGTATAGCATTCTTGACCAATGTAGCAAGCTGGGCAGTTGAATTAAGAGGTTCTTTTGCACGTGCCTTTACAATCGATTCAACAACGCGAGTGGCATATTTCTCTTCACCGTAAGAACGCAAAATTCGAACTAATTGACCTGGTTCATACGTATTGATGATTTCGGCGGCAGTTAGACTTTGGCTCTGATCCATCCGCATATCAAGTGGAGCATCATGTGAGTATGAAAAGCCACGATTTGTTTCATCAAGCTGCATGGATGAAACACCAAGATCAAAAAGTGCACCAGCAATGTGTGTATAGCCAAATGATTCTACAACACTGCCAATTGCATCAAAACTGGTATGAAAAGTAAGTAGACGATCAGAGTATGCCGCCAAACTCTGAGTTGCTCTAGCCAATGCATCTTGATCGCGATCGATACCAATAACAGTTAGTGTTGGAAACTTTTCTAGCAAGGCTTCTGTGTGTCCTCCAAGGCCTAATGTCGCATCAACAATTACTGGATGCTCTGTTGCCTTAATTGCAGGCTCGAGGAGTTCAATGCATCTATCTCGCATTACAGATATGTGTGCGTTTTTATCAATCATTACTCCCCCTTTACTTGATATTTAATATCTACTTACATTCTCTGTTTTCAACTCTCATCTCTGGTCACCGCCGGCCGACGGATCTATTTAGTAGCGGCGCCGGGGAAGGGGCGCCGATACGTTCGAAAGGTCGGCGGTGGCCACAAATGAGAGTTCGTTAGAACAAACCTGGAAAGACCTCCTCAGAAACATCTGCAAAGCTCTTTTCGCGATCTGCTAAATACTCATTCCACGATGTTGAATCCCAAATTTCAACACGTGTGTTTGCACCAATGACTACGCAATCCTTTTCAAGTCCGGCATATGTACGAAGATTTTGCGGAATTGTTATGCGACCTTGTCGATCTGGAATCTCATCGTGCGCGCCGGCAAACATCACTCGGCTGTAATCGCGAGCTGCTTTAGCTGTGACCGGTGCTTGTTTCAACGTCTGTGTTATAACTTCAAATTCACTCGACGGAAAAACATAGAGACAACGCTCTTGACCTTTAGTAATGACTAAACCAGAAGCCAACTCTTCTCGAAATTTCGCGGGAAGAATGAGTCGGCCTTTTTCATCAAGACGTGGTTCATGGGTACCAAGAAACATGTGTACCCCTTCCCCAAGGTCGCTCGCCGTATGAAACTTCGGCTTAGTTCCCCACTTTACTCCATTTTCCTCCTTTTTACACCACTTTGAGCCAAATATTAACTGTTTTCATCCACATCGCCCCACCTTTCAGGCATTAAAAATGGCCCCCCTTTAAAGGGAGGCCATCTCATCAAAGCGAGAGATTATTGATTATTACGCTCATCCCAACGCTCTTCAAGGCGTGAGCCGAGACCAGTTTTTTTGCGAGCGCCTTTTATGCGAGGGCTGCGTGTTCCCACAGAGGAGACAATCGCAATTACTCCAGTAAGTGCGATGAGAAAGCCAAGAACCCCAACGGGTGTCGTTTTAGCTACTAAGCCAGCAAAGAGTGTGACGGTTCCACTGAGAATGAGAGCTGCACCAATTAGAGTTCGCGTGCGGCGCGGCGGCCGAGCTTCACCAGATAAGGCTGAAAATAGGCGTGGATCCTCGGTTAAGAGCGCAGCCTCCATCTCCTGGAGCATTCGCTTCTCATGATCAGATAGTGGCATATGGCCATAATAGAGAATTTTTCCCAGTGGTGCTACTTATTCACTCTCTGTTGACGCTGGTTTAATTAATCGAGCTGGACGCACGCTCCCTGCGCCAAATCGAGCCCTTGCACGGTCAATAGCACCATCGGCCTGGCGCCAACCACTCTCCCGCGCTCCTAATACCAACTGCTCAGGAGCGCGCCCGCTTAAATTCTCAAGGCTAACTCCGACTAATCGAAGGCGAGCCCGGTCGATTTTGAGTGCTTCATAGAGGGCCTTAACAACCTCATAAATCTCATGTGTTCCATTTATCGGTAATGCAAGAGTTTTCGATCTATTAATAGTTGAAAAATCGGCAAAGCGTACTTTTATTGAAATAGTTTTAGTAAAGAGCTCTTTATCTCGAAGCTTCGCCGATGCACGTTCGGTTAAACGCAAAAATTCAGTCAAAATTTCAGCAGGGCTATCTAAATCGCGGGCAAAAGTTTCGGCCGCGCTAATGCTCTTTTCAGCATCGTGGGGAGTCACATCGCGATAGTCACGACCCCAGGCAAGCTCATAGAGCGATGCCCCACTGGCCTGTCCCAATGCACGAATCAAAGTGGCGCGTGGCAAGTTCGCGATATCTTCAATAGTTCGTAGACCTAAACGCTCTAGAGTTTGCGCTGTTTTTTCTCCTACTCCCCACATCGCTTGAATCGGTAATGGATGTAAGAAAGTCAGAATGCGATCAGCTGTAATCTCAAGCACTCCATTGGGTTTGCAGTTCTGCGATGCAAGTTTTGCAATGAACTTTGATGGCGCAATTCCAACTGAACATGTTATTCCCTCTTGCGCCTCTACCTTTGCTCGTATCAATGTTGCAATTTCGCGCGGTGAGCCAATTAAGCGTTCTACCCCGCTCACATCTAAGAAAGCTTCATCAAGGGAGATGGGTTCGACCCATGGAGTAAAACTTTCGAAGATGTTCA
Protein-coding sequences here:
- the mraY gene encoding phospho-N-acetylmuramoyl-pentapeptide-transferase, encoding MRQILIAAAVALLFSLFGTRGLIKILAIRGYGQIIRDDGPSSHHIKRGTPTMGGIILIAAALVGYLTAHLLTQNSLTISAVLVLGLVIALGVLGFIDDWLKVSRQKSLGLTAKQKLFGQASIAAIFGGLGINFADTSSLTPISYYLSGVRETSLYLGPIIAVAWVVIMVMSASNGVNLADGLDGLATGAAVMTFLAFILIGVWEFGQGCAINVGTGCYQVRDPLDLAVLAAAFAGSCTGFLWWNASPARIFMGDTGSLALGGALAGLAATLRVELLLIPLGGLFVIITMSVVIQRLYFKISGGKRVFKMAPLQHHFELLGWGEVTIVIRFWIIAGLFVALGLGLFYAQWVAK
- a CDS encoding UDP-N-acetylmuramoyl-L-alanyl-D-glutamate--2,6-diaminopimelate ligase, producing the protein MQRPLNNSNKNLASILSLVGATSTLNQGELSAVEITGVSQASSSIVAGDIFVALPGEKYHGADFAIDAIAKGAVAVLSDAVGASKISGVPVLISSNPRRSAGVLSAWFYGEPMRDLYSIGVTGTNGKTTVTTLLHQIMQAVGRESGLIGTVEVRIGSEALLSKRTTPESSELQALCALMRERHMHNIIMEVSSHAISLERVRGSHFAVVGFTNLSQDHLDFHKSMESYFKVKAELFTFEFADLAVINIDDQYGARLADLTQLPVITLSRSNSKASWHYTSITRDYVGASVSIRGSGGILIEGKTCLYGGFNYDNLLMAVAIAVESGVDPIDVAAIIPILTGAKGRLEAVRLGQKFTALVDYAHSPDAVARVLETAHDISDGNVIAVLGCGGDRDRSKRSLMGMALRNGADVAIFTSDNPRSEDPEVILEQMTENIEILAPNQVISDRTLAIKTAVNHAKTGDVVIILGKGHEMGQEINGVIHAFDDRIELARAIEDKR
- a CDS encoding penicillin-binding protein 2; this translates as MGNFALAHGRIRLLVLVITVFMLLFGARLVQVQALQAGDYRLRAVNEMENTRSLLAPRGEITDVHGVAFARSVAATSIVVDQTQITNPSRVASFVAPILGLTVAEVESSITGERKWSMVFQNAKPATWQKLSSEIANYNEKFPAMSPQRIIGFFPESSYIREYPSGSLIASLVGFVNRSGVGATGLESSMNSIISGVDGKYSYANGYGAEIPGSQSEIIPAQAGTSVRLTIDRDIQWVASKAISDAVKSSRAISGTVIVLDPATGEILAHATAPTFNPNHTSKVSLVAMRNPSVQDVYEPGSTGKVMTVAAALEEKKITPETVFTIPYTLKRSNRVFHDHEKHPTQRLTSSGVLAVSSNTGTIQIGELLPNQVLFNYLSKFGVGVKTGSGLPGESRGILPEVADWSGTTAPTVAFGQGYSLTSMQATSIFATIANNGVRVSPTVIAGTSDSSGNYTPAQGRTSERVISIETAKAMRIMMESVVSSAGTAPSAAINGYRVAGKTGTAMRIDDTCGCYRGYTASFIGFAPADKPAYVISVTIQDPKGMHWGGALGGPVFKKVMSFVLQSRHIAPTGTTVIPVALTERDLVAKKVTHAKTSK
- the murF gene encoding UDP-N-acetylmuramoyl-tripeptide--D-alanyl-D-alanine ligase; its protein translation is MITLTAGEIALLVGGELHCDSNLLISKAPVFDSRLATPGSFFLALKGENIDGHEFVAEAYRLGSVFSLTTRLIDGPCIIVKDVILATAVLAAFIRTRLSNLSVIAVTGSQGKTSTKDLLAHMLAAVGPTVAPFSSFNNNLGLPITLLECDERTRFCILEMGARHKGDITRLCEIARPDIGVVLVVGTAHFSEFGSQLAIAETKSELVQALGKKGIAVLGCYDEFTPAMASLHDGVVITFGERSDVDVRAADVEIREGRPHFDLVTKAGRDAVGMRLIGAHQVSNALAAAAVGTALSLPLEIIASSLSTAEVHSKWRMELVELDELLLINDAYNANPASMEAALRSLAFFAQERGGQSWGFLGKMHELGESGEIASRDIGTLASEIGIDHLVIVNAPEYGTGVGPMQFHHVANIAEATNFVNYFAPGDIVLVKASRAEHFELLAQEIRELWMLKVSSHK
- the murD gene encoding UDP-N-acetylmuramoyl-L-alanine--D-glutamate ligase; translated protein: MGSKVDTMLLNLGSKRVLVLGAGVTGNAVAKTLIAYGALVDLVDENSNVHSVFSVMNPKSVKLSDYSAVVISPGWQRDHPIILEAIATGIEIHNEIDIAWRIAQEICPNQKWLALTGTNGKTTTVEMTAAMLQRAGLNAIACGNVGNTVIEAVTHSDAFDYLIIELSSFQLHWIKEARFVCAAILNIAEDHLDWHGSFEEYCDAKFSILDRAEQAILNGEDSEIVLRANSFHGPKSFFSLGTPAPGELGVVEDLLIDRAFVNDPQEASMIAALKEIQPTLPHSVLNALAAAALARSVHVSYADIQSALIDFHPGRHRIESILISDGVSWIDDSKATNPHAASASIMSHLSVVWIAGGLAKGADMEWLVERTKDRIKAVILIGQDQKLIESALLKIAPAIPIVRIDIDHTKGELSNSLMESVVKAAQKFAASGDTVLLAPACASMDQFISYADRGDRFATAVRKLVSNEA
- the rsmH gene encoding 16S rRNA (cytosine(1402)-N(4))-methyltransferase RsmH translates to MIDKNAHISVMRDRCIELLEPAIKATEHPVIVDATLGLGGHTEALLEKFPTLTVIGIDRDQDALARATQSLAAYSDRLLTFHTSFDAIGSVVESFGYTHIAGALFDLGVSSMQLDETNRGFSYSHDAPLDMRMDQSQSLTAAEIINTYEPGQLVRILRSYGEEKYATRVVESIVKARAKEPLNSTAQLATLVKNAIPAATRRTGGNPAKRTFQALRIETNDELGAITRALPEALKLLRVGGRLVVMSFQSLEDRIVKDLFIGSTTSGTPRELPFELPELAAKFSLVFRGSETSDVQELEGNSRSASVRLRAIERVAA
- the mraZ gene encoding division/cell wall cluster transcriptional repressor MraZ; protein product: MFLGTHEPRLDEKGRLILPAKFREELASGLVITKGQERCLYVFPSSEFEVITQTLKQAPVTAKAARDYSRVMFAGAHDEIPDRQGRITIPQNLRTYAGLEKDCVVIGANTRVEIWDSTSWNEYLADREKSFADVSEEVFPGLF
- the ftsW gene encoding putative lipid II flippase FtsW, with the protein product MKHKANENVFTKPINLYYMLIGSTLALSILGVIMVFSASSIHSLDAKGSTYAIVIRQIFFLLVSIPMAWVLSRLPLSRWRLIARFGAITSVLLLIAVQVVGKSVNGNHNWISLGFVDVQPSEIAKFLMILWAGFILSKRENSGRVQTNVITLIAPIFALCIILILLGNDLGTACVFAFILAGLLWVSGVRLGIFAGLISFGFAGVAALIVSAPYRMQRFAVLLNPFAEEQYKNSGWQPAHSILGLASGGLFGVGLGASRQKWGNLAEAHTDFIFSVIGEELGLFGTLTTLALLAILLFSIFRIALRAKDSMVRYVSSGIGCWIAIQVILNIGSTLSVLPVVGVTLPFVSYGGSALVATYMGIGFVIGAARRDPEIIDSLRKSEHRWLL